From the genome of Pseudomonas migulae:
CGGGTCATGGCCACGCAATCCATCTGCAACACGTTCTCTCCGCCGCCCAGCGCGTTCAGCCATTGCTGTGCTTCCGGCGTCGGCACCGCAGCCGGTGCCGGCGTGTCGATGGCAGCCGGTGGCGTGGACACCACCGTGCGGCCCAGCGCCGGCATCGCCAAGCGGATCTCATCGGCGATGCTGTCGGCCATCGGCCCGACCACCACCTGCAAACTCCCACCCTTGCCCGGACGCACCACGGCCATCGCGCCCAGCGCTTTCAGCTCGGCATCGTTGGCCTTGCTGCGATCCACCATGTCCAGCCGCAGCCGAGTGGTGCAGGCACCCACGGTGATCAGATTCTGCGCGCCGCCCAGCGCCTTGATATAAGCGCCGGCCCGCTCGTTTTCGGCGACCACCGCTGTCTCGGTGATGGCGACCCCTTCACGCCCCGGCGTTTTCAAATTGAATCGACGGATGCAGAAATCAAACACCACGTAATAGATCACCGCATACGCCAGCCCGACCGGAACCACCAGCCAGCCGTTAGTGGATTTGCCCCAACCGAGAATCATGTCGATGAAGCCGCCGGAGAAGGTGAAACCGAGGTGGATGTTCAGCGCATTGGTGACGGCCATCGACAACCCGGTCAACAGCGCATGCAGCAAATACAGAAACGGCGCGAGGAACATGAAGGCGAATTCGATCGGCTCGGTCACGCCGGTCAGGAACGAGGTCAGTGCCATCGACAAAAAGATCCCGCCCATCACCTTGCGGCGTTCCGGCAGGGCGTTGCGGTACATCGCCAGGCACGCGGCGGGCAGGCCGAAGATCATCATCGGGAACATGCCGGTCATGAACTGGCCGCCTTTCGGGTCGCCGGCGAAATAGCGCGACAGGTCGCCGGTGATGACTGCGCCCGTGGTCGGGTCGGTGAAGTTGCCGAAGACGAACCACGCCATGTTGTTGAGGATGTGGTGCAGCCCGGTGACGATCAGCAGGCGGTTGAACACGCCGAAGATGAAGGCGCCGAAGCTGCCACTCTCCATCATCAGGGTGCCGAAGCTGTTGATGCCGTGCTGGATCGGTGGCCAGATCAACCCGAACACCACGCCCAGGCC
Proteins encoded in this window:
- the nagE gene encoding N-acetylglucosamine-specific PTS transporter subunit IIBC, with amino-acid sequence MYQYFIEGLQRLGRALMLPIAILPIAGLLLRLGDTDLLNIAIIHDAGQVIFANLAMIFAIGIAVGFAKDNNGTAGLAGVIGYLVMISTLKVLDASINMGMLAGIVSGLMAGALYNRFKDIKLPEYLAFFGGRRFVPIVTGFAAVGLGVVFGLIWPPIQHGINSFGTLMMESGSFGAFIFGVFNRLLIVTGLHHILNNMAWFVFGNFTDPTTGAVITGDLSRYFAGDPKGGQFMTGMFPMMIFGLPAACLAMYRNALPERRKVMGGIFLSMALTSFLTGVTEPIEFAFMFLAPFLYLLHALLTGLSMAVTNALNIHLGFTFSGGFIDMILGWGKSTNGWLVVPVGLAYAVIYYVVFDFCIRRFNLKTPGREGVAITETAVVAENERAGAYIKALGGAQNLITVGACTTRLRLDMVDRSKANDAELKALGAMAVVRPGKGGSLQVVVGPMADSIADEIRLAMPALGRTVVSTPPAAIDTPAPAAVPTPEAQQWLNALGGGENVLQMDCVAMTRIRLQLADGKALSECDLKALGCQGVSQLEGGVWHLLIGDRAASLSDALEVLVNRSEVSAKV